The DNA sequence ATCGAAGAAAGGCTCCGCAGGAGCGTCGCCCCACCGTCGTTGACTGTGCAGACCGTGGGATTGACGACAGATCGACCGGAGAACCGTAGCGCAGATTTTCAATGTGCTGTATCGCCGATTTCCAATCGGCAGGGCGCCGGCAAGTCCCAGCGGGCTCGGACTGGGAGACGCCCCGCAGAATACAATTCTGCGACACGGCAGAGTGCCACTCTGCGCTACGAGCTTTGTCGTCCATCCCGCGGACCAAGCAGTAACTGAGGAGTGAGCGCGGTTTGATTCTCTCATGGCGCAAAAAACTCCGGATACAGCTTCTTCGTGGCCTGGAAGCCGCGGTGAATCAAATCGACGTCGCCAGCCAGACTGAAGAGCAGGCAGCCGAGCTCGCGGCACTTGGCCGCGTGCTCCGGACTGCGCGCGAGGACGCCCCAGGTTTTTCCGGTCTTCTTCACCGCCGCCGAAACACGTTCCATCGCCGCAATGCACTTCGGATGCATGGCTTGCCCCGGAACGCCCAGCGTGCATGACAAATCGCTCGGTCCGATGAACAAGCTGTCCACGCCGTCCACCGCTGCGATTTCGTGGGCGCACTCGACGGCTTCGGCGGTTTCGATTTGGACGCAGAGCCAACGGTCGCGGTTGGCTCGCGGAAGATGTTCGGCAGGGATCGCTGTGCCGTAGCCGGCTTCATAGTTCGCAAGAAACAACCCGCGCACGCCCATGGGAGGATACTTCGCCCACTGCACGATCTGCCGCACTTGATCGACCGACCGAATCTGCGCAACCATGAGGCCACTCGCGCCGGTCTCCATCGGCCGCATGACTGTGGCGTAATCCGTCGGCGCCACGCGCACGAAGGCGTCGAGCCCCGCCGCGCGGCAAGCGATGAGCAAAAGCTCGAGTTCCCGGTGCGGGATGGCGGAATGTTCCTGGTCGATCCAGATGCCTTGAAATCCTCCGGACAATCCAGCGATTTCGACGAGTTTAGGACTCGCGAGCGAAGCGAACGCGAGCACGCGGACGATTTCCCCTTGAGCCAGCCGGTGTTTGATGGAGGTGATCATAGAATTGCAGTCGCTCAAAGTAAGCCCATTCCGTTTCCGCGCGAGAAAATTCGGGCGCGGCGCAACGCGAGTTCAAAGTTCAAGGTTTCAAGTTCAAAGTTGGTTCCTTGAACGGGTAAGAACGGGTAAGAACGGGTAAGGACGCGTTCCACCGCGTCCCGGGATTGGCTCTTTCGATCGCTGACAAGGTCAGGGACGGAGTGGAATCCGTCCTTACCAGGTTCATGGCTTCGGCGCCATGCACATGGACCATGAACCAGGTAGGGCGAGTCCGTCCCCGGCGAGCCGCTCGACGTGCGTGGAACACGTCCGACTCGGCTCGCTGGGGACAGGCTCGCCCTACCGTTTGGTTTCATGGAAAGAAGGTCCACGCTGAGCGGCTTTTTCGTTGTCAAATGGTCGCCCCGAAACCAAATTGTCGGGCATGAAAAATCTCCTTCCACTCCTGGCCGCGGTGTTTTTGTCGGGTGCGTTTGGATGCGAGACCGCACCCTCCGCAGGCGGGGGCAACGCGGCCACGAAAGTCGATTACGGCGCGTATCCGGACAACTACGAGCAGATCGTCCGGAGCCACTTCGGCGCCGCCGAATGCCGATTGGGCAAACCGTTCGCCGGGTACGTCAAAGCCGGTCCGCTCATGGGCGGCAAAGTTCTGGAGGCCGGCTACTTCGTCGAGGCGTGGCTAAAGGCCAAGGATCAATCGAGTCCGGAACGACGCCTCGGCGTTCTCGTCAAGAACGGTGAAGTGCTCATGCAACTCAGCGCCAAAGAGCTTGATGAAGTCGAGCGTGCGCGCTGAGAGCGAGAGGTTTTCTGGACCTCGAGTTCGATCACTGATCAGGGACATTTTTCAGCGCGGGAAATGGCTGTTCCCTCTCCTGGGGGAGAGGGTTAGGGTGAGGGCGATTCACCAAGTCCATGATACCGCTAAACGTCATCATGAAAGAACGCAGCCGTGAGGCGTGCCGAAGCGGATTTGTGCTCGCGCTTTTCTACGGCGTCTCCACGGTCACAGGCATG is a window from the Verrucomicrobiota bacterium genome containing:
- a CDS encoding aldolase codes for the protein MITSIKHRLAQGEIVRVLAFASLASPKLVEIAGLSGGFQGIWIDQEHSAIPHRELELLLIACRAAGLDAFVRVAPTDYATVMRPMETGASGLMVAQIRSVDQVRQIVQWAKYPPMGVRGLFLANYEAGYGTAIPAEHLPRANRDRWLCVQIETAEAVECAHEIAAVDGVDSLFIGPSDLSCTLGVPGQAMHPKCIAAMERVSAAVKKTGKTWGVLARSPEHAAKCRELGCLLFSLAGDVDLIHRGFQATKKLYPEFFAP